A window of the Emys orbicularis isolate rEmyOrb1 chromosome 1, rEmyOrb1.hap1, whole genome shotgun sequence genome harbors these coding sequences:
- the TMEM209 gene encoding transmembrane protein 209, whose amino-acid sequence MPAAPHAGGMMQGEQSPATSLIDRTIKMRKETEARKVVLAWGLLNVSVAGMIYTEMTGKLISSYYNITYWPLWYIELALASLFSLNALFDFWRYFKYTVAPTSLVMSPGQQTLLGLQNASVQTTPPRELVTKKVPSSTPSPPILGQSVLSYSPSRSPNTSPKFATGCMTGYSPQLQALSGSSGSYSTAVTYSPNSSYSKVSSFNPSPGSSPYPTSIGPVESSGLRSRYRSSPTVYNSPIGKEDYMTDLKSLDSFLQSEEEKQHRVQLGSSDSSSPSSSPTLWNYSRSMGDYAQMLRKFQYQLACRSQVPSAHKDEADLSSKQAAEEVWLRVIMNRQLLNHVDSWTAKFRNWINETILVPLVQEIDSVSTQLRRMGCPELQIGEASISSLKQAALVKAPLIPTLNTIVQYLDLTPNQEYLVERIKELSQGGCMSSFRWNRGGDFKGRKWDTDLPTDSAIIMHVFCTYLDSRLPPHPKYPDGKTFTSQHFIQTPDKPDVSNENVICIHQSTINPPHYELIYQCQVYNLPKGRNNMFHTLLMFLCIIKTKESGMLGRVNLGLSGVNVLWILGD is encoded by the exons ATGCCGGCGGCTCCTCACGCGGGCGGG ATGATGCAGGGGGAACAGAGTCCAGCTACTTCCCTCATTGACAGAACCATCAAGATGAGGAAAGAGACTGAAGCCAGGAAAGTGGTTTTGGCTTGGGGACTCCTTAATGTGTCAGTTGCAGGCATGatttatactgaaat gaCTGGAAAACTGATAAGTTCATATTATAACATTACATACTGGCCACTGTGGTATATTG AACTTGCACTTGCATCTTTGTTCAGTCTGAATGCCTTATTTGATTTCTGGAGGTATTTCAAATACACGGTGGCACCAACTAGCTTAGTTATGAGTCCTGGACAGCAGACCCTTCTTGGGCTTCAGAATGCAT CAGTACAAACAACTCCGCCTCGTGAGCTAGTGACAAAGAAAGTCCCTTCTTCAACACCTTCTCCTCCAATCCTGGGTCAGAGCGTGCTGAGTTACAGCCCATCCCGCTCACCTAATACCAGCCCAAAGTTTGCCACTGGTTGCATGACTGGGTACAGCCCTCAGCTACAGGCTTTGTCAGGCAGCAGCGGTTCTTATAGCACTGCTGTGACCTACTCACCAAACAGCAGCTACAGTAAG GTATCCAGCTTTAATCCCTCTCCTGGTAGCTCACCATACCCCACCAGCATTGGACCAGTGGAAAGCAGCGGGCTGAGGTCTCGGTACCGTTCTTCGCCAACTGTGTATAACTCCCCTATTGGCAAAGAAGACTATATGACAGACCTAAAGTCCTTGGACAGCTTCCTTCAAAGTGAAGAAGAGAAGCAACATCGAGTTCAGCTGG GGAGTTCAGATTCCAGTTCTCCTTCCAGCAGTCCGACTCTTTGGAACTACAGCCGTTCCATGGGAGACTACGCACAGATGCTGAGGAAGTTCCAGTACCAGCTGGCCTGCAGGTCCCAAGTCCCATCAGCACACAAAGATGAAGCTGATCTGAGCTCTAAGCAAGCTGCGGAAGAG GTTTGGTTGAGGGTGATAATGAATCGACAACTACTCAATCATGTGGACTCATGGACAGCTAAGTTCAGAAAT TGGATTAACGAGACTATTTTAGTGCCACTTGTGCAAGAGATTGATTCTGTGAGCACTCAGCTGAGAAGAATGGGGTGTCCAGAGTTGCAGATTGGAG AAGCCAGTATTAGCAGTCTGAAACAAGCCGCTCTTGTTAAAGCTCCACTCATCCCCACACTGAACACTATAGTGCAGTACCTGGACCTTACACCAAACCAGGAATATTTGGTTGAAAGGATCAAAG AACTTTCTCAGGGAGGATGCATGAGCTCATTCCGATGGAACAGAGGAGGGGACTTCAAGGGCCGTAAATGGGATACTGATTTGCCCACTGATTCTGCT ATCATTATGCATGTGTTCTGCACTTACCTTGACTCCAGGCTGCCTCCTCACCCAAAATATCCTGATGGCAAAACATTTACCTCGCAACACTTCATTCAAACACCAGATAAGCCAG ATGTTTCAAATGAGAATGTGATTTGCATCCACCAGAGCACCATCAACCCTCCCCACTATGAGCTTATCTACCAGTGCCAAGTCTACAATCTGCCCAAG GGCAGAAACAACATGTTCCATACCTTGCTTATGTTCCTGTGCATCATAAAGACAAAAGAATCTGGGATGCTCGG GCGAGTAAATCTTGGCTTATCAGGAGTGAATGTTCTGTGGATCTTGGGAGACTAG